From a single Candidatus Thorarchaeota archaeon genomic region:
- a CDS encoding DUF2299 family protein — MKDDESERIKEAVREWFSREGMKVESISNPRAEFLYKVKFMRFFFTVVRPNDQKFVQIESQVMISPQHLKLLTAEKMKQFQIKTMRFAFTQDISVGFIQPQPGQPGPKPPGPGFVVSDRIYDDAFGDDILWRTMRKVHRIVDMIIHILNDVTGETGGKTPAPEDTGPSYYT; from the coding sequence ATGAAAGACGATGAATCGGAACGCATCAAAGAAGCCGTTCGAGAGTGGTTCTCCCGAGAAGGCATGAAGGTGGAGAGCATCTCAAATCCACGAGCGGAATTCCTTTACAAAGTGAAGTTCATGAGGTTCTTCTTCACGGTCGTCCGTCCCAACGATCAAAAGTTCGTCCAGATAGAATCTCAGGTCATGATCTCACCGCAGCACCTCAAACTCCTTACTGCCGAGAAGATGAAACAGTTCCAGATCAAGACCATGCGTTTCGCGTTCACTCAGGACATTAGCGTAGGATTCATCCAGCCTCAACCCGGACAACCAGGACCCAAACCACCCGGCCCCGGATTCGTGGTGTCGGATCGCATCTACGATGATGCCTTCGGCGATGACATTCTATGGCGCACGATGAGAAAGGTCCACAGAATTGTTGACATGATCATTCACATCCTTAATGATGTGACAGGAGAGACTGGAGGTAAGACCCCCGCTCCAGAGGACACAGGCCCATCATACTACACATAA
- a CDS encoding 4Fe-4S binding protein — protein MVNEVNTEPKSREDLPKSPYSKPVVGSTGKTGSWRTFDPVIDYDACNRCRICWMYCPEATIDLDDDGTPHIDYDYCKGCGICAQVCPKKCIEMVRTEERREATA, from the coding sequence GTGGTCAATGAGGTTAACACTGAACCAAAATCAAGAGAAGACTTACCCAAGTCTCCTTACTCTAAACCCGTTGTCGGTTCTACCGGTAAGACGGGAAGTTGGCGGACTTTCGATCCTGTGATCGATTATGATGCCTGCAACAGATGTCGGATCTGCTGGATGTACTGCCCAGAGGCTACCATCGATCTTGATGATGATGGTACACCCCATATCGATTATGACTATTGTAAGGGCTGTGGTATATGTGCGCAGGTCTGTCCGAAGAAATGCATCGAGATGGTGCGAACTGAAGAACGTCGGGAGGCAACTGCATGA
- the porA gene encoding pyruvate ferredoxin oxidoreductase, with the protein MKTKLMSANYAAARAVVSARVEVVAAYPITPATTVPEQVALLNEEGIYKGEFIRVESEHSAMFACIGASSTGARAFTATSSNGLLLMDEALHWAAAARLPIVLANVNRSVSPAWNIHVTHDDSMSKRDTGWLQFYVSSVDEYYHTIIQSFKLAEDERVLMPVMISADGFVLSHTVSTFDYLEPEEVDKFLPPYKPPHWVMDPANPVSHGNIVFPEYYEEFRYQMHEASKNALKVYAEVERDYKKLFGKYFGGPVVEYKTDDAEVVFTSQGTVGAEALDAIDELREEGYKVGAARIRMYRPFPVDNIRKLGSRVKAFASFDRSASYGYGGQVAIDIRAALYHTPHRPMVKSYIGGLGGRDITVTDIKEIILDTVKAVESGEIGPEETWHNLME; encoded by the coding sequence ATGAAGACGAAATTGATGAGTGCGAATTACGCGGCTGCACGCGCAGTCGTGTCCGCTCGTGTTGAGGTCGTTGCCGCATACCCAATTACTCCTGCAACAACGGTGCCTGAGCAAGTAGCCCTTCTTAATGAAGAGGGGATTTACAAGGGTGAATTCATCCGTGTGGAGTCCGAACACTCTGCAATGTTTGCATGTATAGGTGCCAGTTCGACTGGAGCAAGGGCATTCACAGCCACATCCTCTAATGGGCTTCTCCTCATGGATGAGGCTCTTCATTGGGCGGCTGCTGCACGACTTCCAATTGTGTTGGCGAATGTCAATCGTTCAGTATCCCCGGCTTGGAATATTCATGTCACTCATGACGATAGCATGAGTAAGCGCGATACTGGCTGGCTTCAATTCTATGTGAGCAGTGTCGATGAATACTACCATACCATTATACAATCTTTCAAACTGGCCGAAGATGAACGTGTGCTGATGCCTGTCATGATCAGTGCTGATGGCTTTGTGTTAAGCCATACAGTCTCCACCTTCGATTATCTTGAACCTGAAGAAGTTGACAAGTTTCTCCCCCCCTACAAACCTCCTCATTGGGTTATGGATCCTGCAAACCCTGTGTCTCATGGTAATATTGTCTTCCCTGAATATTATGAGGAATTCCGTTACCAGATGCATGAGGCCAGCAAGAATGCCCTCAAGGTCTACGCCGAGGTCGAACGTGATTACAAGAAGCTGTTCGGTAAATACTTTGGCGGCCCAGTTGTAGAGTACAAGACAGATGATGCAGAAGTCGTCTTCACTTCTCAGGGAACCGTTGGGGCAGAGGCACTTGATGCAATAGACGAGCTTCGAGAAGAGGGATACAAAGTAGGAGCGGCCCGTATTCGGATGTATCGTCCCTTCCCAGTTGATAATATCCGCAAACTCGGTAGTAGAGTCAAGGCCTTTGCTAGCTTTGATCGAAGTGCGTCCTATGGATACGGTGGTCAAGTTGCCATTGATATTCGTGCAGCTCTCTACCATACCCCACATCGACCAATGGTCAAGAGTTACATTGGTGGTCTTGGTGGTCGTGACATCACGGTCACTGACATCAAAGAGATCATCTTGGATACTGTCAAGGCCGTGGAGAGCGGTGAGATCGGTCCTGAAGAAACTTGGCATAATTTGATGGAGTGA
- a CDS encoding thiamine pyrophosphate-dependent enzyme, producing MVAIRDLPLKEYVLKGNAACAGCQDMVALRHAHKAFEGNVIQIVPACCTSVVQSLFPRTGLGIPVLNTAFMASGATASGVRAALRAKGKDDVQVMVWAGDGGTFDIGLQGLSGAFERRTDFLYVCYNNQVYSNTGTQRSGATPLYAQTTTTWYGKKEPEKLFDLIVAAHEPAYQATANAAYPRDLYEKFRRAKEIRGPKFIHIFIPCPQAWNYPVEKGVEIGKLAVETGYWIMWERIGDEFKLDPISKRYQDPAKRKPIEEFLKLQGRFSKLFKPKKDEKKIAEFEAFIQHRWDVLLRTFT from the coding sequence ATGGTCGCAATAAGAGATCTACCCCTAAAGGAATACGTGTTAAAGGGAAATGCAGCCTGTGCTGGTTGTCAGGACATGGTTGCCCTGCGCCACGCTCATAAGGCATTCGAAGGGAATGTCATCCAGATTGTGCCAGCATGTTGTACTAGTGTCGTTCAATCGCTCTTTCCACGGACAGGGCTTGGGATTCCCGTTCTGAACACTGCGTTCATGGCTTCGGGAGCAACTGCCTCTGGTGTTCGAGCAGCACTTCGTGCTAAGGGCAAAGATGATGTTCAGGTCATGGTCTGGGCTGGTGATGGTGGCACCTTTGATATTGGCCTTCAAGGTCTTAGTGGTGCCTTTGAGCGAAGGACTGATTTTCTATATGTCTGCTACAATAATCAGGTCTATTCTAATACCGGAACGCAGAGATCTGGTGCTACTCCACTCTATGCACAGACCACTACCACTTGGTATGGTAAGAAAGAACCTGAGAAGCTCTTTGATCTGATTGTGGCAGCGCATGAACCTGCATATCAGGCCACTGCAAACGCAGCTTACCCGCGAGACCTCTATGAAAAGTTCAGGCGGGCCAAGGAGATCCGCGGTCCCAAGTTTATCCATATCTTTATCCCCTGTCCGCAGGCTTGGAATTATCCTGTTGAGAAAGGTGTGGAGATTGGCAAGCTTGCCGTGGAGACCGGGTACTGGATCATGTGGGAACGCATCGGTGACGAGTTCAAACTCGATCCTATCAGCAAGAGATACCAAGACCCTGCTAAGCGCAAACCAATTGAGGAATTCCTCAAGTTGCAAGGTCGTTTCTCAAAACTCTTTAAACCGAAGAAAGATGAGAAGAAGATTGCTGAGTTCGAGGCCTTCATTCAACATCGATGGGATGTTCTTCTGAGAACATTCACATAG
- a CDS encoding UbiX family flavin prenyltransferase: MMNNHRYLVCITGASGAIYGVRTIRALKQLGHEVHVIVTKWGARTLQYEMNLSIDDLVKEVDVVYDETDLSAGPASGSFPLDGVVIVPCSMKTLAGVAQGFTDNLVTRAADCAMKERRRLLLVMRETPLNLIHIRNMERVTEAGGIVLPASPAFWHRPRTIEDLVDSVVERVLIHLDAIQTPQNSWNGEHS, encoded by the coding sequence ATGATGAACAATCATAGATACCTAGTGTGCATCACTGGTGCCAGTGGGGCAATATATGGAGTACGGACGATACGGGCACTCAAACAGCTTGGGCACGAGGTTCATGTAATAGTCACAAAATGGGGGGCAAGGACACTCCAGTACGAGATGAATCTGTCCATAGACGACCTCGTGAAAGAAGTCGATGTGGTGTATGATGAAACCGATCTCTCAGCAGGGCCAGCCTCGGGAAGCTTTCCTCTTGATGGGGTTGTGATAGTGCCCTGTTCAATGAAGACCCTTGCAGGGGTTGCACAGGGCTTTACCGATAATCTGGTCACCCGTGCTGCGGACTGCGCGATGAAAGAACGCAGGCGCCTTCTTCTTGTCATGAGAGAGACCCCACTCAACCTCATTCATATTAGAAACATGGAACGGGTGACGGAGGCGGGGGGCATTGTGTTACCAGCAAGTCCGGCATTTTGGCATAGACCTCGAACAATAGAAGATCTTGTAGACTCGGTAGTAGAGCGAGTGCTGATTCATCTGGATGCAATACAAACCCCTCAGAACTCTTGGAATGGCGAACATTCCTAG
- a CDS encoding DUF2070 family protein: MGEKAKVKETVRLYSKVWQLPSFEGIVGRLALSVLIASAAISLMRTRANLLSLAPVLIEYILLFGITTFLGIGLLYLIVRQKNSPLDLRRTTGSMLFAVIFWFVLAGIGGLIDALVGIDYFEGRLTLLGMGFAYLALSFLITGLSDHHPVRNFIGSVMFPGVLMVTWIALVNYGATIVMLPPNGILIILIMIALDSAVVTFIFRSVSRPFERDLGISGPGLLRAFGHAYLVDNPIPFESMMTDISTVQDLPLEIIKLEDASGLYAVGVILYIHPGPFREIGSSALPYFIMNHIREKYGVLGFVLHGTCTHHQNLTTKDDYTKVIAELDRLIEQTETHDLVSGPHWSDNSKFKVWTLFAGEDALTMTTSAPEFTDDISLEVGIRTATLARSRIPSLKRVAIVDAHNCIGDDAVSLMPDDPDAGEYAGAVASALFGTLNSVRGEVSAGAYQFRPDNINIEEGMGPGGITALVINSVEGESVLISVDGNNVEPGFRERVISLLKGQGFKHVEIATTDTHVVNAVSMSNTGYPPVGRIKAIEVLEAIGVAAAKAREATRQVRVGLGFGEIKGLRTFGEKGFDTLTQDIAESASIAKHSGLRAAGGTALITMLLALLL, translated from the coding sequence ATGGGCGAAAAGGCAAAGGTGAAAGAGACCGTTCGACTTTACTCAAAGGTATGGCAGCTTCCCTCGTTCGAGGGGATAGTCGGAAGACTTGCACTCTCCGTTCTCATTGCCAGCGCAGCAATCTCACTTATGAGAACGAGGGCAAATCTACTGTCACTGGCACCAGTTTTAATCGAATACATCCTTCTCTTTGGGATAACAACCTTTCTTGGAATAGGCCTCTTGTATCTCATTGTTCGCCAAAAGAACTCGCCATTGGATCTACGAAGAACTACGGGGTCCATGTTGTTTGCAGTGATATTCTGGTTTGTGCTTGCAGGAATTGGTGGACTCATTGATGCCCTTGTGGGGATAGATTACTTTGAGGGCCGATTGACTCTGTTGGGAATGGGATTTGCATATCTTGCATTATCGTTTTTGATCACAGGACTGAGCGACCATCACCCGGTCCGTAACTTCATCGGGTCAGTAATGTTTCCGGGTGTGCTCATGGTGACATGGATCGCCCTTGTCAATTATGGCGCAACTATTGTAATGCTACCACCAAATGGAATACTCATCATCCTGATCATGATAGCCCTTGATTCAGCAGTTGTCACGTTTATCTTCCGGTCAGTGAGCAGACCCTTCGAGCGCGACCTAGGGATCAGTGGCCCAGGATTATTGCGAGCCTTTGGTCACGCATACCTTGTAGACAATCCAATACCGTTTGAGTCCATGATGACAGACATCTCCACGGTGCAAGACCTCCCCCTAGAAATCATCAAACTGGAAGATGCCTCTGGCCTCTATGCTGTAGGAGTGATCCTGTATATTCACCCGGGGCCATTTCGAGAGATCGGAAGTAGTGCACTACCATACTTCATCATGAACCACATCAGGGAAAAATATGGAGTCCTTGGATTCGTGCTACATGGGACCTGCACACACCACCAAAATCTCACTACTAAAGATGATTACACCAAAGTCATTGCCGAACTTGATCGGTTGATTGAGCAGACCGAGACCCACGATCTCGTGTCAGGGCCACACTGGTCAGATAATAGCAAATTCAAGGTATGGACATTGTTCGCAGGCGAGGACGCCTTGACAATGACAACAAGCGCCCCGGAGTTCACAGACGACATCAGTCTAGAGGTGGGTATACGGACCGCTACTCTTGCACGATCAAGAATCCCCTCACTCAAGCGCGTGGCGATCGTTGATGCACATAATTGTATTGGTGACGACGCGGTCTCGCTCATGCCCGACGATCCCGATGCGGGAGAATACGCAGGGGCAGTGGCAAGTGCACTCTTTGGGACGCTTAACTCAGTGCGTGGAGAAGTATCGGCAGGAGCCTATCAATTTAGACCGGACAATATCAACATCGAAGAGGGGATGGGCCCCGGTGGAATCACCGCACTGGTCATCAACAGTGTCGAGGGTGAATCTGTGCTGATCTCAGTCGATGGAAATAATGTCGAGCCGGGTTTTCGAGAGCGGGTCATCAGTCTTCTCAAAGGACAGGGCTTCAAACACGTAGAGATTGCAACCACGGACACACATGTAGTAAATGCGGTTTCCATGTCGAACACGGGATATCCACCAGTGGGACGAATAAAGGCGATAGAGGTTCTCGAAGCGATAGGAGTTGCAGCCGCAAAGGCGCGAGAGGCCACCCGACAAGTGCGTGTAGGTCTGGGATTTGGCGAGATCAAAGGGCTACGCACCTTTGGAGAGAAGGGCTTCGATACATTGACACAAGATATTGCAGAGAGCGCATCTATAGCAAAGCATTCGGGGCTACGTGCAGCAGGAGGCACCGCGCTCATCACAATGCTCCTTGCACTTCTCTTGTAG
- a CDS encoding PadR family transcriptional regulator — protein sequence MPSRPSCDGHRRLHAVPRGLLRLVIARLLESRELSGIDIIRNLEERSGGAWKPSPGSIYPLLAQMEADGYIETVRIEGRSKTYRLSDEGQELLIRIRGHKALLLQKMQIGPLFWLGLLDPVDQAMAYLDMVSIAFERLNLIRPDLKARQKGRIIKRLHEIKIELHEIIEDMEHGGTIK from the coding sequence GTGCCTAGTAGACCGAGCTGCGATGGACACCGTAGACTTCATGCGGTGCCTCGTGGATTACTGAGACTGGTGATCGCGCGATTACTAGAGTCTCGGGAGCTATCTGGTATTGACATCATTCGAAATTTGGAAGAGCGCAGTGGTGGCGCTTGGAAACCCAGTCCCGGCTCGATCTATCCACTTCTTGCCCAGATGGAGGCAGATGGCTACATTGAGACGGTTCGTATAGAGGGGCGGTCCAAGACATATCGTCTATCAGACGAGGGACAGGAGCTTCTCATTCGGATTCGTGGGCATAAGGCGTTGCTACTACAAAAGATGCAGATAGGCCCTCTCTTCTGGCTTGGTCTTCTTGACCCAGTTGATCAGGCCATGGCATACTTGGACATGGTTTCCATTGCTTTTGAGCGATTGAATTTGATCCGTCCTGACCTAAAGGCACGCCAAAAGGGTCGCATCATTAAACGACTACATGAGATTAAGATAGAGCTTCACGAAATAATTGAGGATATGGAGCATGGAGGAACTATAAAATGA
- a CDS encoding ABC transporter ATP-binding protein/permease has protein sequence MTANAQRYASASRYMLSGILKHKGIITLATILTGVSAYLTTIPSVIVGRAIDVLTVSGLSPEFMSHVWTLVDLAVIYMGMYFFVGYAWAVVTFKWERDARQDFFETVQDYSMAFHDEVDSKRLLSVAMQDINWIRLSLNPALRNIMGSLLSLFITGFLLIKYDTLPSIANFVVVNGFSLPIFTLIVFVGSPIYVAFAYRYANTIEPVRRARSETMEHLTSVAQGVFTGIEVVRAFGAENKEKQKFQQVSVKYADVVAKEGRLAAFYLPAIVLICMTTAAFFYGTYAVFSGVLSVGTLTSILGLLIALEFMNFQLPRMLLMFRGGYVNAQRIVELLNWKDPLVEADDEATDVNWLGDITFDHVSFSYDHNHEGNKHYAIQDLDITIPGGSRVALIGGPGSGKSTVLKLLLRFYDPIDGTITIDGIDLRRINTRTIRNAVGLVEQDIFLFRRSVRDNIAFGRKDATIEEIIEAAKRAQAHDFIVELPDGYDTVIGERGTTLSGGQRQRLAIARAILQDPKILLLDDSVSAVDAETEYHLRKALSEVMKGRTSITVTQRLRTLLESDMIIILDKGRLIASGTHAELIRESPVYQHIFERLPGAQSMVARVSGNGGVA, from the coding sequence ATGACAGCGAATGCACAAAGATACGCAAGTGCGTCTAGGTATATGCTCAGTGGCATCTTGAAGCATAAGGGCATTATAACTTTGGCAACTATATTGACGGGGGTCTCCGCTTACCTGACTACTATTCCTAGTGTCATTGTTGGTCGTGCCATTGATGTTCTGACTGTGAGCGGACTCTCTCCAGAATTTATGTCCCATGTATGGACTCTTGTTGACTTAGCTGTCATCTATATGGGTATGTATTTTTTTGTTGGCTATGCATGGGCGGTAGTCACTTTCAAATGGGAACGCGATGCGCGTCAAGATTTCTTTGAGACCGTTCAAGACTATAGCATGGCCTTTCATGATGAGGTGGATTCCAAGCGGTTGCTGTCCGTCGCTATGCAGGATATTAACTGGATCCGGCTCTCACTTAATCCCGCATTGAGGAACATCATGGGTTCATTGCTATCGCTTTTCATTACTGGTTTCTTGTTGATAAAATATGATACATTACCGAGCATTGCAAATTTCGTTGTGGTGAATGGTTTCTCGCTTCCCATATTCACTCTGATCGTATTCGTTGGATCCCCCATCTATGTTGCCTTTGCGTATCGCTATGCCAACACGATCGAACCAGTGAGACGTGCCCGCTCTGAGACCATGGAACATCTCACTTCTGTGGCACAGGGCGTATTTACAGGAATTGAGGTAGTACGAGCCTTTGGTGCGGAGAACAAAGAGAAACAGAAATTTCAACAGGTCAGTGTCAAGTACGCCGACGTTGTGGCAAAGGAAGGTCGGCTCGCCGCGTTCTATCTTCCGGCCATTGTCCTGATCTGCATGACTACCGCTGCATTCTTCTATGGTACCTATGCGGTCTTTTCCGGGGTATTGAGTGTGGGTACACTGACATCTATTCTTGGTCTATTGATCGCGCTTGAGTTCATGAACTTCCAACTCCCAAGAATGCTTCTTATGTTTCGTGGTGGTTATGTCAATGCACAACGGATTGTAGAACTTCTGAACTGGAAAGATCCCCTTGTCGAGGCCGATGATGAGGCTACTGATGTTAATTGGTTAGGTGACATTACATTTGACCATGTTAGTTTCTCATATGATCACAATCACGAAGGGAATAAACACTATGCAATACAGGACTTGGACATTACAATTCCCGGTGGTTCGCGGGTGGCTCTTATTGGTGGCCCCGGTAGTGGAAAGAGCACCGTTCTAAAGTTGCTACTCCGATTTTACGATCCCATTGATGGGACGATCACAATAGATGGAATCGATCTTCGTCGAATAAATACTAGGACAATACGCAATGCTGTTGGTCTTGTTGAGCAGGATATTTTCTTATTTAGGAGGTCAGTTCGAGATAACATCGCCTTTGGGCGAAAAGATGCGACAATTGAGGAGATCATTGAGGCCGCAAAGAGAGCTCAGGCTCATGACTTTATTGTAGAACTTCCTGATGGGTATGATACGGTGATTGGCGAACGCGGGACGACTCTTAGCGGAGGGCAGCGTCAACGTCTGGCAATTGCCCGGGCCATTTTACAAGATCCTAAAATCCTGTTACTCGATGACTCTGTGAGTGCAGTTGATGCAGAGACCGAGTACCATTTACGTAAAGCTCTGAGCGAGGTCATGAAGGGCCGAACAAGTATTACAGTCACTCAACGATTGCGTACATTACTCGAGTCCGACATGATCATTATCCTTGACAAGGGGCGGCTTATCGCCTCCGGTACTCATGCCGAATTGATTCGTGAGTCTCCTGTGTATCAGCATATCTTTGAACGGTTGCCGGGCGCGCAATCTATGGTTGCCCGAGTGTCCGGTAATGGAGGTGTTGCATAA
- a CDS encoding ABC transporter ATP-binding protein/permease: MAFRGHRGPSGSSTKEKLSRPILLLLRRMFGYLGPFKRVVALGAVLSLIATVLSVISPFVITKGIDLVFYTSGNVQGIIYLVILYFALKIIVWIFNGIYTWILSGAQANFVQSVQKDVYDHLIDADLSYHKGEQSGNVTSRVTSDTVSLATGIQMFIDVAGQLLMLVATFILLWTTSVLIALTSLLVVPGIAFMAVLFGTVGKRIMLASQRAYGKVSGQIAENLSGIHVAKAFNREEELAEDMLKLNEKAYQYGKKFLILMTSMQPLMRGIGMFVTAALLFVGSSLVVGTAPLMSVGEVFLGILLVQKFMWPLLFLSMTSSQVQASLAAMDRVSDVLESKPAICDSPDAVPLRETSDGITFDHVTFWYVEGTEVLKDVSFTIRPGETVALVGHTGAGKTTVAALINRFYDPQKGKVLIGDQNLRDVTLASLHDAISLIPQEPYLFDGTIIENIRYGREDATEEEIIELCKIIGADEFIEVLSEGYQTLVIENGKNLSAGQRQMITIARTMLANPRILILDEATSRLDAYSEALVQDAQAKLFSERTTVVIAHRLTTIANASRIIVFDHGKIVEEGTTEELLALGGAFRKLYDTYYAHQGVGEISEDILRVASEEVSKDESNSSSPPQMPFAMMGGGPPPGMAMGMGQGSPNPEKMRQMMERMSPETRARLLANPSKLPPAMREMLEKYEKKK, encoded by the coding sequence ATGGCATTTCGTGGGCATCGTGGTCCGAGTGGATCAAGTACGAAAGAAAAACTCAGTCGTCCGATTCTTCTGCTCCTGCGGCGAATGTTTGGCTACCTGGGGCCATTCAAGAGGGTTGTTGCTCTTGGGGCGGTTCTGTCCCTTATTGCAACAGTTCTGTCTGTGATCTCACCTTTTGTGATCACGAAAGGTATTGACCTTGTATTCTATACGAGCGGAAATGTCCAAGGTATCATCTATCTCGTGATATTGTACTTTGCTCTGAAAATCATAGTGTGGATCTTTAATGGAATCTATACTTGGATTCTCTCAGGAGCTCAAGCAAACTTTGTGCAATCTGTTCAGAAAGATGTTTATGACCATCTTATAGATGCCGATCTCTCGTATCACAAGGGGGAACAGAGTGGAAATGTCACTTCACGTGTGACCTCTGATACGGTCAGTCTTGCAACTGGCATACAGATGTTCATTGATGTTGCTGGTCAGTTGCTGATGTTAGTTGCGACCTTCATTCTTCTCTGGACTACTTCTGTATTGATCGCATTGACCTCGCTGCTCGTTGTTCCCGGTATTGCCTTCATGGCTGTTCTCTTTGGAACCGTTGGGAAGCGGATTATGCTTGCATCACAGCGTGCTTACGGCAAGGTTTCTGGTCAGATCGCAGAGAATCTAAGTGGTATTCATGTTGCAAAGGCATTCAATCGAGAGGAAGAGCTTGCCGAAGATATGCTCAAACTAAATGAGAAGGCATACCAATATGGAAAGAAGTTTCTCATTCTGATGACATCCATGCAGCCTCTCATGAGAGGTATTGGTATGTTCGTGACTGCCGCGCTCTTGTTCGTCGGGAGTTCGTTGGTCGTCGGTACTGCTCCACTAATGTCGGTCGGAGAGGTCTTTCTTGGTATTCTTCTTGTTCAGAAATTCATGTGGCCTCTTCTCTTTCTCTCCATGACCTCCTCACAGGTTCAGGCCTCTCTGGCAGCAATGGATCGGGTTTCGGATGTCTTGGAATCGAAGCCGGCTATATGTGACTCTCCAGATGCGGTCCCACTTAGAGAGACCAGTGATGGTATTACCTTCGACCATGTGACCTTTTGGTATGTTGAAGGAACCGAGGTTCTCAAGGATGTGTCCTTTACGATTCGACCTGGAGAGACCGTCGCTCTCGTAGGTCATACGGGAGCTGGCAAGACAACTGTTGCTGCACTCATCAATCGATTTTATGACCCGCAGAAGGGGAAGGTCCTGATTGGCGATCAGAATCTTCGAGATGTGACGCTAGCATCATTACACGACGCAATCTCGCTGATTCCTCAAGAGCCGTACCTCTTTGATGGGACGATCATTGAGAACATTCGCTATGGACGAGAAGATGCCACGGAAGAAGAGATCATTGAACTGTGTAAGATCATCGGTGCTGATGAGTTCATTGAAGTTCTCTCTGAGGGCTATCAGACTCTCGTGATCGAGAACGGTAAGAATCTCAGTGCAGGCCAGCGTCAGATGATCACGATCGCCCGGACTATGCTGGCAAATCCACGGATTCTCATTCTGGATGAGGCCACTAGTAGACTTGATGCGTACAGTGAGGCTCTTGTCCAGGACGCTCAGGCAAAGCTCTTCTCTGAACGGACCACTGTTGTGATCGCGCACCGGCTCACAACGATCGCCAACGCTTCAAGGATAATCGTCTTTGATCATGGTAAGATTGTAGAAGAGGGTACTACTGAAGAGCTGCTTGCACTCGGTGGAGCCTTCAGGAAACTCTATGACACCTACTATGCACATCAAGGAGTCGGTGAGATCTCTGAGGATATCCTTCGTGTCGCCAGTGAGGAGGTCTCAAAGGACGAGTCTAACTCTTCTTCTCCTCCACAGATGCCCTTTGCAATGATGGGCGGTGGACCCCCACCAGGTATGGCAATGGGCATGGGGCAGGGTAGTCCTAACCCTGAGAAGATGCGTCAGATGATGGAACGGATGAGTCCGGAGACGAGAGCGCGTCTTCTAGCTAATCCAAGTAAACTTCCTCCTGCAATGCGCGAGATGCTGGAAAAGTACGAGAAGAAAAAATGA